A single window of Zingiber officinale cultivar Zhangliang unplaced genomic scaffold, Zo_v1.1 ctg69, whole genome shotgun sequence DNA harbors:
- the LOC122037625 gene encoding 2,3-bisphosphoglycerate-independent phosphoglycerate mutase-like: protein MGSSWKLEDHPKLPKGKTIAVVVLDGWGEANPDQYNCIHVAQTPTMDSLKKGAPERWRLVRAHGTAVGLPTEDDMGNSEVGHNALGAGRIYAQGAKLVDLALASGKIYEGEGFKYIKECFDKGTLHLIGLLSDGGVHSRLDQLQLLLKGSSENGAKRIRVHILTDGRDVLDGSSVGFVETLEKDLANLRENGIDAQIASGGGRMYVTMDRYENDWGVVKRGWDAQVLGEAPHKFRNALEAVKTLRQEHKTNDQYLPPFVIVDENGKAVGPIVDGDAVVTFNFRADRMVMIAKSLEYENFDKFDRVRVPKIRYAGMLQYDGELKLPSHYLVSPPEIERTSGEYLVHNGIRTFACSETVKFGHVTFFWNGNRSGYFNPSMEEYVEIPSDSGITFNVQPKMKALEIAEKARDAILSRKFDQIRVNLPNGDMVGHTGDIEATVVACKAADEAVKIILDAIEQVGGIYVVTADHGNAEDMVKRNKSGKPELDKSGNIQILTSHTLQPVPIAIGGPGLAAGVRYRKDVPDGGLANVAATVMNLHGFVAPSDYETTLIEVVDN, encoded by the exons ATGGGTAGTTCGTGGAAATTGGAGGACCATCCCAAGCTTCCCAAGGGAAAGACCATAGCCGTCGTTGTCTTGGATGGTTGGGGTGAGGCGAATCCGGATCAGTATAATTGCATTCATGTCGCCCAAACTCCGACTATGGACTCTCTTAAGAAG GGTGCTCCAGAGAGATGGAGGCTGGTAAGGGCTCATGGAACTGCCGTGGGGCTTCCAACTGAGGATGACATGGGTAACAGTGAAGTAGGACACAATGCACTTGGAGCTGGAAGGATTTATGCGCAAGG TGCTAAGTTGGTGGATCTTGCCCTTGCTTCTGGGAAAATATATGAAGGAGAAGGctttaaatatattaaagaatGCTTCGATAAAGGTACCTTACATCTCATCGGGTTGCTGAGTGATGGCGGTGTACATTCTCGGCTTGATCAGTTGCAG TTGCTTTTGAAAGGCTCTAGTGAGAATGGTGCAAAGAGAATACGTGTACATATTCTCACTGACGGACGTGATGTTTTGGATGGTTCAAGTGTTGGGTTTGTTGAAACATTGGAGAAGGATCTTGCTAATCTACGAGAGAATGGTATTGATGCACAAATTGCATCTGGTGGTGGTCGAATGTATGTAACCATGGATCGGTATGAG AATGACTGGGGTGTCGTTAAACGCGGTTGGGATGCACAGGTTCTTGGTGAAGCACCTCACAAATTTAGAAATGCTCTTGAAGCTGTGAAAACACTAAGGCAGGAACACAAAACTAATGATCAATATTTGCCGCCATTTGTTATAGTTGATGAGAATGGCAAGGCAGTTGGTCCAATAGTTGATGGTGATGCTGTTGTAACATTCAACTTTCGAGCAGACCGTATGGTCATGATTGCTAAATCATTAGAATATGAAAACTTTGACAAGTTTGATCGTGTTCGTGTCCCAAAGATTCGATATGCTGGAATGCTTCAATATGATGGTGAATTGAAACTCCCAAGCCACTACCTAGTTTCTCCTCCAGAGATAGAGAGGACATCTGGTGAATATTTGGTGCACAATGGTATCCGTACTTTTGCTTGCAG TGAAACTGTCAAATTTGGTCATGTCACATTCTTCTGGAATGGAAATCGATCTGGATACTTCAATCCATCCATGGAAGAGTATGTTGAGATTCCTAGTGACTCTGGTATTACATTTAATGTTCAACCCAAGATGAAGGCATTAGAAATTGCTGAGAAGGCAAGGGATGCTATCCTCAGTCGCAAATTTGACCAG ATCCGTGTGAATTTACCAAATGGAGACATGGTTGGTCACACTGGTGACATAGAGGCAACTGTTGTGGCTTGCAAAGCGGCTGATGAAGCAGTTAAG ATCATTTTAGATGCCATTGAGCAAGTTGGTGGCATTTACGTTGTCACAGCAGATCATGGAAATGCTGAAGACATGGTAAAGAGAAACAAATCTGGCAAGCCAGAACTTGACAAATCTGGGAACATTCAGATTCTCACTTCTCATACTCTTCAACCT GTGCCGATTGCCATCGGGGGCCCTGGACTTGCAGCTGGTGTCAGATACCGCAAGGATGTGCCTGATGGTGGCCTTGCCAATGTCGCTGCCACCGTCATGAATCTGCATGGTTTCGTGGCACCAAGCGACTACGAGACAACCCTCATTGAAGTAGTTGACAACTAA